Proteins co-encoded in one Mastacembelus armatus chromosome 24, fMasArm1.2, whole genome shotgun sequence genomic window:
- the LOC113137253 gene encoding B2 bradykinin receptor yields MVGNASEWLVPALDSDVDPCSNYTEAWLWLSALQPAYLGLMSVIGLAGNGLVLCVFCLQREPCTVADMYLGNMAAADLVMISCLPFWAVTIAQGYQWDFGEVLCKLVSVAISMNYICSVLFLTLVSVDRYLALVKPMSSSRLRRVVWAKRICLGIWSLGFIVSLPILLFRTVIYVKDPGVDACILAYPQPAWRLYHNITTNVLGFLFPVLVLAYSTHHIVAALNNRRTRGLTRMRTEGKATHLVLAVLAVFLFCWTPHQVMRFLDTLDHFEVTPGCLWGHVLDIGIQLSTYLAYSNSAINPFLFVIVGKHFRKKAKEVFGVTLNPWSKDVNYLSVSFTSMNRLNENQRISFETLDQKKIFDR; encoded by the coding sequence ATGGTTGGGAATGCATCGGAGTGGTTGGTCCCAGCTCTGGACTCTGATGTGGACCCCTGCAGTAACTACACTGAAGCCTGGCTGTGGCTATCTGCTCTGCAGCCAGCCTACCTGGGTTTGATGAGTGTCATAGGGTTGGCGGGAAACGGCCTGGTCCTCTGCGTGTTCTGCTTGCAGAGGGAGCCATGCACTGTGGCCGACATGTACCTGGGGAACATGGCAGCTGCTGACCTGGTCATGATATCATGCCTACCCTTTTGGGCTGTTACCATTGCTCAAGGATACCAGTGGGACTTTGGAGAGGTCCTCTGTAAGCTAGTCAGTGTGGCCATCTCTATGAACTACATCTGCAGCGTTCTGTTCCTCACTCTGGTCAGTGTGGACCGCTACCTAGCTCTGGTAAAGCCCATGAGCTCCAGCCGTCTGAGAAGAGTTGTCTGGGCCAAGCGTATCTGCCTCGGGATCTGGAGCCTAGGCTTTATTGTCAGCCTGCCCATCCTACTCTTCCGCACCGTGATTTACGTAAAGGATCCTGGTGTGGATGCATGCATTTTGGCCTACCCGCAACCAGCATGGAGGTTGTACCACAACATCACCACAAATGTGCTGGGCTTCCTTTTCCCTGTTTTGGTTTTGGCCTACAGCACTCATCACATTGTGGCTGCACTGAACAACCGGAGAACCAGAGGACTCACCAGGATGAGGACTGAGGGGAAGGCCACCCACTTGGTCCTGGCAGTCCTAGCCGTCTTCCTCTTCTGCTGGACACCACACCAGGTGATGCGATTTCTTGACACTCTGGATCACTTCGAGGTCACACCCGGATGCCTCTGGGGTCATGTCCTGGACATTGGCATACAGCTGTCCACATACCTGGCATACAGCAACAGTGCTATTAACccttttctgtttgtcattgtgGGAAAGCATTTCAGGAAAAAGGCAAAAGAAGTGTTTGGAGTAACTCTGAACCCCTGGTCAAAAGACGTGAACTACCTGAGTGTGAGCTTCACCTCAATGAACAGACTCAATGAAAATCAACGTATAAGTTTTGAGACTCTTGACCAAAAGAAAATTTTTGACAGGTAG